In Quadrisphaera sp. RL12-1S, a single genomic region encodes these proteins:
- a CDS encoding RNA polymerase sigma factor, whose amino-acid sequence MSIATLLRRPRTSQAWGFEDLVATRSGPLLSMARGLVRSEADAEDLVQEVLAKALVSWEKVSAAADPAAYVNRMLVNQAMSFWRRASTRRERTTEPEELPEPVAGGVDDGAAQRGDRDALLTALRRLPPRHRAVLVLRYYEQLPDAEIADLLGMAQATVRSSAARGLAALRRDGVLTDGSVSRSEG is encoded by the coding sequence GTGAGCATCGCCACGCTGCTGCGCCGGCCCCGCACCTCCCAGGCGTGGGGCTTCGAGGACCTCGTGGCCACCCGCAGCGGCCCGCTGCTGTCCATGGCCCGCGGACTGGTGCGCTCCGAGGCCGACGCGGAGGACCTCGTGCAGGAGGTGCTCGCCAAGGCCCTGGTCAGCTGGGAGAAGGTCAGCGCAGCCGCCGACCCCGCGGCCTACGTCAACCGGATGCTCGTCAACCAGGCGATGAGCTTCTGGCGGCGCGCCTCCACGCGGCGGGAGCGCACCACCGAGCCTGAGGAGCTGCCCGAGCCGGTGGCCGGCGGCGTGGACGACGGCGCAGCGCAGCGCGGTGACCGCGACGCCCTGCTCACGGCCCTGCGCCGCCTGCCGCCGCGGCACCGGGCCGTGCTCGTGCTGCGCTACTACGAGCAGCTGCCCGACGCCGAGATCGCCGACCTGCTGGGCATGGCGCAGGCCACCGTCCGCAGCAGCGCCGCCCGCGGGCTGGCGGCGCTGCGGCGCGACGGCGTCCTCACCGACGGGTCGGTGAGCCGCTCGGAGGGCTGA
- the purF gene encoding amidophosphoribosyltransferase, translating to MARPDGRLSHDVLPGEKGPQDACGVFGVWAPGEDVARLTYFGLYALQHRGQESAGIATSSGEQILVYKDMGLVSQVFDEASLEALKGSVAIGHTRYSTTGASRWENAQPTLGATAAGTVALAHNGNLTNTSQLRRLVAERAEARGEPEAGEVARGNTTDTALVTALLAGDPDRTLEATALEVLPQLKGAFSLVFMDETTLYAARDPHGVRPLVLGRLERGWVVASETAALDIVGASFVREVEPGELVAVDADGLRFSRFAEATPRGCVFEYVYLARPDTSIAGRGVHEARVEMGRRLAAEHPVEADLVIPTPESGTPAAIGYAQASGIPYGQGLVKNAYVGRTFIQPNQTIRQLGIRLKLNPLRDVIAGKRLVVIDDSIVRGNTQRALVRMLREAGAAEVHVRISSPPVQWPCFYGIDFATRAELIASGLGVEEVRHSLGADSLGHISLDGMVAASGQPRERLCTACFTGSYPAGVPDEGRPVARGAGTEPAQGEPAAPGEGVPLGVAIDRGDLGRPEHAAQQ from the coding sequence GTGGCTCGCCCCGACGGTCGACTCAGCCACGACGTCCTCCCCGGCGAGAAGGGGCCGCAGGACGCCTGCGGCGTCTTCGGCGTCTGGGCCCCGGGAGAAGACGTCGCGCGGCTCACCTACTTCGGCCTCTACGCGCTGCAGCACCGCGGCCAGGAGAGCGCCGGCATCGCCACCAGCAGTGGCGAGCAGATCCTCGTCTACAAGGACATGGGCCTCGTCTCCCAGGTCTTCGACGAGGCGTCGCTGGAGGCGCTGAAGGGCTCGGTGGCGATCGGCCACACGCGGTACTCCACCACCGGCGCCAGCCGGTGGGAGAACGCGCAGCCCACCCTCGGCGCCACCGCCGCCGGCACCGTGGCGCTGGCCCACAACGGCAACCTCACCAACACCTCCCAGCTGCGCCGCCTGGTGGCCGAGCGCGCCGAGGCCCGGGGCGAGCCGGAGGCCGGCGAGGTCGCCCGCGGCAACACCACGGACACCGCGCTCGTGACGGCGCTGCTGGCCGGAGACCCCGACCGCACCCTCGAGGCGACCGCCCTGGAGGTGCTGCCGCAGCTCAAGGGAGCCTTCTCGCTCGTCTTCATGGACGAGACCACGCTGTACGCCGCCCGTGACCCGCACGGGGTGCGCCCCCTGGTGCTGGGACGGCTGGAGCGCGGGTGGGTGGTGGCCAGCGAGACCGCCGCCCTCGACATCGTGGGCGCCTCCTTCGTCCGCGAGGTGGAGCCGGGCGAGCTGGTGGCCGTCGACGCCGACGGCCTGCGGTTCTCCCGCTTCGCCGAGGCCACGCCCCGCGGCTGCGTCTTCGAGTACGTCTACCTCGCCCGCCCCGACACCTCCATCGCCGGGCGCGGCGTGCACGAGGCGCGCGTGGAGATGGGCCGGCGCCTGGCCGCCGAGCACCCCGTCGAGGCCGACCTCGTCATCCCCACCCCGGAGTCGGGCACGCCCGCGGCCATCGGGTACGCGCAGGCCTCGGGCATCCCCTACGGCCAGGGCCTGGTGAAGAACGCCTACGTCGGGCGCACGTTCATCCAGCCCAACCAGACGATCCGGCAGCTGGGCATCCGCCTCAAGCTCAACCCGCTGCGCGACGTCATCGCCGGCAAGCGCCTCGTGGTCATCGACGACTCGATCGTCCGCGGCAACACCCAGCGCGCCCTCGTCCGGATGCTCCGCGAGGCGGGGGCCGCCGAGGTGCACGTGCGCATCTCCTCCCCGCCCGTGCAGTGGCCGTGCTTCTACGGCATCGACTTCGCCACCCGCGCCGAGCTCATCGCCTCCGGCCTCGGGGTGGAGGAGGTCCGGCACAGCCTGGGCGCTGACAGCCTCGGGCACATCTCCCTCGACGGGATGGTCGCGGCGAGCGGCCAGCCGCGCGAGCGCCTCTGCACCGCCTGCTTCACCGGCAGCTACCCCGCCGGCGTGCCCGACGAGGGGCGTCCGGTCGCCAGGGGCGCCGGCACCGAGCCCGCGCAGGGCGAGCCCGCCGCTCCGGGGGAGGGCGTGCCCCTCGGCGTCGCCATCGACCGCGGCGACCTCGGACGCCCGGAGCACGCCGCCCAGCAGTGA
- the purM gene encoding phosphoribosylformylglycinamidine cyclo-ligase, whose product MSTSTPSATTTTTAAPSPAPGAYAAAGVDVEAGDRAVVLMKEAVARTHGPQVLGGAGGFAGLFDASALLGHRRPLLATSTDGVGTKVAVAQALDLHGTVGQDLVAMVVDDLVVCGARPLFMTDYIACGRVVPERIAAVVGGIARACEEVGAALVGGETAEHPGLLGPDEYDVAGAATGVVDADALLGPDRVRSGDVVVAMASSGLHSNGYSLVRRLLADAGWGYERHVEDLGRTVGEELLEPTALYTRPCLGLADALGDSLHAFSHVTGGGLAANLARVLPPHLDAEVDRSTWALPPVFRVLADLGRVSREDAEITWNQGVGMLALVAPDAADAAVRELGSRGVRAWVAGAVSDTDEDATATVRGSKGVDGGGARLVGDHSA is encoded by the coding sequence ATGAGCACCTCCACCCCGTCCGCCACCACGACGACGACGGCGGCCCCGTCCCCCGCGCCGGGCGCGTACGCCGCCGCCGGCGTCGACGTCGAGGCCGGTGACCGCGCCGTCGTCCTCATGAAGGAGGCGGTGGCCCGCACCCACGGGCCGCAGGTGCTCGGCGGCGCGGGCGGTTTCGCCGGCCTGTTCGACGCCAGCGCGCTGCTCGGCCACCGGCGGCCGCTCCTGGCCACCAGCACCGACGGCGTGGGGACCAAGGTGGCGGTCGCCCAGGCCCTGGACCTGCACGGGACCGTCGGGCAGGACCTGGTGGCGATGGTCGTGGACGACCTCGTGGTCTGCGGTGCCCGCCCGCTGTTCATGACCGACTACATCGCCTGCGGCCGCGTGGTGCCCGAGCGGATCGCCGCCGTGGTCGGTGGCATCGCGAGGGCGTGCGAGGAGGTCGGCGCCGCGCTCGTCGGCGGTGAGACCGCGGAGCACCCCGGTCTGCTGGGCCCCGACGAGTACGACGTGGCCGGTGCCGCGACCGGCGTGGTGGACGCCGACGCGCTGCTCGGCCCGGACCGCGTCCGCTCGGGCGACGTGGTGGTGGCCATGGCCAGCTCGGGCCTGCACTCCAACGGCTACTCCCTCGTCCGCCGCCTGCTGGCCGACGCCGGCTGGGGCTACGAGCGCCACGTCGAGGACCTGGGGCGCACCGTCGGCGAGGAGCTGCTCGAGCCGACCGCCCTCTACACCCGGCCGTGCCTGGGGCTGGCCGACGCGCTGGGGGACAGCCTGCACGCGTTCTCGCACGTCACCGGCGGCGGCCTGGCCGCCAACCTGGCGCGCGTGCTGCCCCCCCACCTCGACGCCGAGGTCGACAGGTCGACGTGGGCGCTGCCCCCGGTCTTCCGGGTGCTGGCCGACCTCGGCCGCGTGAGCCGCGAGGACGCGGAGATCACCTGGAACCAGGGCGTGGGCATGCTGGCGCTGGTGGCCCCCGACGCAGCGGACGCCGCGGTGCGGGAGCTGGGCTCCCGAGGCGTGCGGGCGTGGGTCGCGGGGGCGGTGTCGGACACCGATGAAGACGCGACCGCCACCGTCCGCGGCTCGAAGGGCGTGGACGGTGGCGGTGCGCGCCTGGTGGGTGACCACTCCGCGTGA
- a CDS encoding MBL fold metallo-hydrolase codes for MRISHLGHACLLVEAAGTRVLVDPGTFSAGWEELDGLDAVLVTHAHPDHVDVEKLPALLEGNDGALLRAEPETAASLEGSRLGADGDVDLAAFHPGEALQLGALTVRAVGGQHALIHPDVPRVGNTGLVLSAPGEPVLFVPGDAYDTTPEGVDVLALPLNAPWATSAMTVDFLRAVAPTTAAVPVHDALLSATGRKGYLANIGRLCSDVDIRDDGGRGVHEF; via the coding sequence ATGCGCATCTCGCACCTCGGACACGCCTGCCTGCTCGTGGAGGCCGCCGGCACGCGCGTGCTGGTGGACCCCGGCACGTTCTCCGCGGGGTGGGAGGAGCTGGACGGCCTCGACGCCGTGCTGGTCACCCACGCCCACCCCGACCACGTGGACGTCGAGAAGCTCCCGGCGCTGCTGGAGGGCAACGACGGCGCGCTGCTGCGCGCCGAGCCCGAGACGGCCGCGTCCCTGGAGGGCTCCCGGCTGGGGGCGGACGGGGACGTGGACCTGGCGGCCTTCCACCCGGGTGAGGCGCTGCAGCTCGGGGCGCTGACCGTGCGCGCCGTCGGCGGGCAGCACGCGCTCATCCACCCGGACGTGCCGCGGGTGGGCAACACCGGCCTGGTCCTCAGCGCCCCCGGCGAGCCGGTGCTGTTCGTGCCCGGCGACGCCTACGACACCACCCCCGAGGGGGTCGACGTGCTGGCGCTGCCGCTCAACGCGCCGTGGGCGACGTCGGCGATGACCGTCGACTTCCTGCGCGCGGTCGCGCCCACCACGGCGGCGGTGCCAGTGCACGACGCGCTGCTGTCGGCGACGGGCCGCAAGGGCTACCTGGCCAACATCGGCCGCCTGTGCTCCGACGTCGACATCCGCGACGACGGCGGCCGGGGCGTCCACGAGTTCTGA
- the purQ gene encoding phosphoribosylformylglycinamidine synthase subunit PurQ — MKIGVVTFPGSLDDRDASRAVVRGGGEAVSLWHAVADLRGVDAVVLPGGFSYGDYLRAGAIASIAPVMGSVVEAARGGMPVLGICNGFQVLCEAGLLPGALVRNDVRTFVCRDQRLRVEDASTAWTSAYEQGQEIVVPLKNGEGGYNADQRTLDELEGEGRVVFRYLGGNPNGSQRDIAGVRDASGRVVGLMPHPEHATEAGYGPTEHRGGASGDGTDGLGFFTSVLQALASA; from the coding sequence GTGAAGATCGGCGTCGTCACCTTCCCGGGCTCCCTGGACGACCGCGACGCCTCGCGCGCCGTCGTCCGCGGCGGCGGTGAGGCGGTCTCGCTGTGGCACGCCGTCGCCGACCTGCGCGGTGTCGACGCCGTCGTCCTGCCGGGCGGCTTCTCCTACGGCGACTACCTGCGCGCCGGCGCCATCGCGAGCATCGCGCCCGTCATGGGCTCCGTGGTCGAGGCGGCGCGTGGCGGCATGCCCGTCCTCGGCATCTGCAACGGGTTCCAGGTGCTCTGCGAGGCCGGGCTGCTCCCGGGCGCGCTGGTCCGCAACGACGTGCGCACCTTCGTCTGCCGCGACCAGCGCCTGCGCGTCGAGGACGCCTCCACCGCGTGGACCTCGGCGTACGAGCAGGGCCAGGAGATCGTCGTCCCGCTGAAGAACGGCGAGGGCGGTTACAACGCCGACCAGCGCACCCTCGACGAGCTCGAGGGCGAGGGCCGCGTGGTCTTCCGCTACCTGGGCGGCAACCCCAACGGCTCGCAGCGCGACATCGCCGGGGTCCGCGACGCCTCCGGGCGAGTGGTGGGCCTCATGCCGCACCCCGAGCACGCCACCGAGGCCGGCTACGGGCCCACCGAGCACCGGGGCGGCGCCAGCGGCGACGGCACCGACGGCCTGGGCTTCTTCACCTCGGTGCTCCAGGCGCTCGCGAGCGCCTGA
- the purS gene encoding phosphoribosylformylglycinamidine synthase subunit PurS, whose protein sequence is MGRVLVQVMPKPEILDPQGKAVAAALPRLGLAGFVDVRQGKRFELVVEGPVTPEVLAQARKAAEQLLANPVIEDVVSVVDADAEVPAGASA, encoded by the coding sequence GTGGGACGCGTGCTGGTCCAGGTGATGCCGAAGCCCGAGATCCTCGACCCCCAGGGGAAGGCCGTGGCGGCTGCGCTGCCGCGCCTCGGCCTGGCCGGGTTCGTGGACGTGCGGCAGGGCAAGCGGTTCGAGCTGGTGGTCGAGGGGCCGGTGACGCCGGAGGTCCTCGCGCAGGCCCGCAAGGCCGCCGAGCAGCTCCTCGCCAACCCCGTCATCGAGGACGTCGTCTCCGTGGTCGACGCCGACGCCGAGGTCCCCGCCGGAGCCTCCGCGTGA
- a CDS encoding sterol carrier family protein: MPARRRTDPAAGREALDRWRSDPAAADRTTTATAVRSTLEDLAERAPGHSVEVRVAPFGVVQCVEGPRHTRGTPPNVVETDAATWLSLATGDLRWAEAVGAGRVRASGSRADLSDLLPLAPAGAA, from the coding sequence GTGCCAGCCCGCCGACGCACCGACCCCGCGGCCGGCCGCGAGGCGCTGGACCGCTGGCGGTCCGACCCCGCAGCCGCCGACAGGACGACGACGGCCACCGCCGTCCGCTCCACGCTCGAGGACCTCGCCGAGCGCGCCCCCGGCCACAGCGTCGAGGTGCGCGTGGCCCCGTTCGGCGTGGTGCAGTGCGTCGAGGGCCCGCGCCACACCCGCGGGACGCCCCCCAACGTGGTCGAGACCGACGCCGCCACCTGGCTCTCGCTGGCCACCGGCGACCTGCGCTGGGCCGAGGCGGTCGGCGCCGGCCGGGTGCGGGCCAGCGGCTCGCGGGCCGACCTGTCGGACCTCCTCCCCCTGGCGCCGGCGGGTGCCGCGTGA
- the purL gene encoding phosphoribosylformylglycinamidine synthase subunit PurL, translating to MLDTVDHAAATPDHELPYGELGLKDDEFERICTILGRRPTACELAMYSVMWSEHCSYKSSKTHLRQFGVKTTDAMREKLLVGIGENAGVVDIGDGWAVTFKVESHNHPSYVEPHQGAATGVGGIVRDILAMGARPVAVMDSLRFGALDHPDTARVVPGVVAGVGGYGNCLGLPNVGGEVIFDPVYQGNPLVNALCVGTMRHEDIHLANATGEGNLVVLFGSRTGGDGIGGVSVLASETFDGTPGDGGPAKRPAVQVGDPFAEKLLIECCLELFHAGVVAGIQDLGGAGLSCATSELASAGDGGMAVRLDAVPLRDSSLRPEEVLMSESQERMMAVVEPHHLDAFLAITSKWEVEATVIGEVTGTGRLQITWNGETVVDVPPRTVAHEGPVYVRPWARPADMDVLAADPAEALERPTTGEELRGQVLQLAGSANLCSRAWITDQYDRYVLGNTALAMPDDAGVVRVDEESGLGVAVSLDANGRFAHLDPRVGAQLALAESYRNVATAGAVPLAVTDCLNFGSPEDPGVMWQFSEAVTGLADACAELGVPVTGGNVSFYNQTGSEPIHPTPVVGVLGVLDDVARRTPSGWAEAGQQIYLLGTTREELSGSEWAWEVHGHLGGTPPTVDLEHEKVLASVLVNSSRDGLVDAAHDLSEGGLSQALVEGCLRRGVGARVWLGELCERDGVDAATALFSESAGRVVVAVPREEEVRFTDMCTARGIAHLRIGVTDGVEADGEEAVLDVAADAPLFSVPLPELRAVHTRTLPEVFGS from the coding sequence CTGCTCGACACCGTGGACCACGCCGCAGCGACGCCCGACCACGAGCTGCCCTACGGCGAGCTCGGGCTCAAGGACGACGAGTTCGAGCGGATCTGCACGATCCTCGGGCGCCGTCCCACCGCGTGCGAGCTGGCGATGTACTCGGTCATGTGGAGCGAGCACTGCTCCTACAAGTCCTCCAAGACGCACCTGCGCCAGTTCGGCGTCAAGACCACCGACGCGATGCGCGAGAAGCTGCTCGTGGGCATCGGGGAGAACGCCGGCGTCGTGGACATCGGCGACGGCTGGGCGGTGACGTTCAAGGTCGAGAGCCACAACCACCCCAGCTACGTCGAGCCCCACCAGGGCGCCGCCACGGGCGTCGGCGGCATCGTCCGCGACATCCTCGCCATGGGCGCGCGCCCAGTGGCCGTCATGGACTCGCTGCGCTTCGGCGCCCTCGACCACCCCGACACCGCCCGCGTGGTGCCCGGCGTCGTCGCCGGGGTGGGCGGGTACGGCAACTGCCTGGGCCTGCCCAACGTCGGCGGCGAGGTCATCTTCGACCCGGTCTACCAGGGCAACCCGCTGGTCAACGCGCTGTGCGTGGGCACCATGCGCCACGAGGACATCCACCTGGCCAACGCCACCGGCGAGGGCAACCTCGTGGTGCTCTTCGGCTCCCGCACCGGAGGTGACGGCATCGGCGGCGTCTCGGTGCTGGCCTCGGAGACGTTCGACGGCACCCCCGGCGACGGCGGCCCCGCCAAGCGCCCCGCCGTGCAGGTGGGCGACCCGTTCGCCGAGAAGCTGCTCATCGAGTGCTGCCTCGAGCTGTTCCACGCCGGCGTGGTGGCCGGCATCCAGGACCTCGGCGGGGCCGGTCTCTCGTGCGCCACCTCCGAGCTCGCCTCCGCGGGCGACGGCGGCATGGCCGTCCGCCTCGACGCGGTGCCGCTGCGCGACTCCTCGCTGCGCCCGGAGGAGGTGCTCATGAGCGAGTCGCAGGAGCGGATGATGGCCGTGGTCGAGCCGCACCACCTCGACGCCTTCCTGGCCATCACCTCCAAGTGGGAGGTCGAGGCCACCGTGATCGGCGAGGTGACCGGCACCGGGCGCCTGCAGATCACCTGGAACGGCGAGACCGTCGTCGACGTCCCGCCGCGCACGGTCGCCCACGAGGGCCCCGTCTACGTGCGCCCGTGGGCCCGGCCCGCCGACATGGACGTGCTCGCCGCCGACCCGGCCGAGGCGCTGGAGCGCCCCACCACCGGCGAGGAGCTGCGCGGGCAGGTCCTGCAGCTGGCCGGCTCCGCCAACCTCTGCAGCCGCGCCTGGATCACCGACCAGTACGACCGGTACGTGCTCGGCAACACCGCCCTGGCCATGCCGGACGACGCCGGCGTGGTGCGCGTCGACGAGGAGAGCGGGCTCGGCGTGGCCGTCTCCCTGGACGCCAACGGCCGCTTCGCCCACCTCGACCCGCGGGTCGGTGCGCAGCTCGCGCTCGCGGAGTCCTACCGCAACGTCGCCACCGCGGGCGCGGTGCCGCTGGCCGTGACCGACTGCCTCAACTTCGGCTCCCCGGAGGACCCGGGCGTGATGTGGCAGTTCTCCGAGGCCGTCACCGGCCTCGCGGACGCCTGCGCGGAGCTCGGCGTGCCGGTGACCGGCGGCAACGTCAGCTTCTACAACCAGACCGGGAGCGAGCCGATCCACCCGACGCCGGTCGTCGGCGTCCTCGGCGTCCTCGACGACGTCGCCCGCCGGACGCCGTCCGGCTGGGCCGAGGCCGGCCAGCAGATCTACCTGCTGGGCACCACCCGCGAGGAGCTCTCCGGGTCGGAGTGGGCGTGGGAGGTGCACGGACACCTGGGCGGCACCCCGCCGACCGTGGACCTCGAGCACGAGAAGGTGCTCGCGTCCGTGCTGGTCAACTCCTCCCGCGACGGCCTCGTCGACGCCGCGCACGACCTGTCCGAGGGCGGGCTGTCCCAGGCGCTGGTCGAGGGCTGCCTGCGCCGCGGCGTCGGCGCCCGGGTCTGGCTGGGAGAGCTGTGCGAGCGCGACGGCGTCGACGCCGCCACCGCGCTGTTCAGCGAGTCGGCAGGCCGCGTCGTCGTCGCCGTCCCCCGCGAGGAGGAGGTGCGCTTCACCGACATGTGCACCGCCCGCGGGATCGCCCACCTGCGCATCGGCGTGACCGACGGCGTGGAGGCCGACGGCGAGGAGGCGGTGCTCGACGTCGCCGCGGACGCGCCGCTGTTCTCGGTGCCGCTGCCTGAGCTGCGCGCCGTGCACACGCGGACCCTCCCCGAGGTCTTCGGCTCCTGA